Proteins co-encoded in one Prescottella sp. R16 genomic window:
- a CDS encoding RNA-binding domain-containing protein, with product MAPALPDTVHSALDEIWAGATGDSQESAVLDFKEDPARISSRPTGRGNPDAAVAETLINECICFANGAGGEAYIVLGVSDKRAGPDAFSGTGRDTEWIERKVFDKTRPNLRVEVDSVDYRGHRLLIIRIPTGLSVYSRTDGAASRRIGTNCVPLTEHERRDLHFARANPDMTARASTLTADDLDPLAITRARALLAAKRRAVGDDTAVPEQTFALLRELGLTMPDGSLTVAAELLFTRTRTEAVSARYLRRAVPGGEPTVTDLDGALILVFDQVQDLVRRHMDTEIARVNLPGGQEVAIPAFPAKAVDEVLSNALVHRDWTMTSSIVVDQSPRILKVWSPGPLPFGVTSDHLLTTRSVPRNNRLMAGMRALGLAEESSRGFDRMWSAMLSTGRAAPEVEADDFHVGVTLVASRPDTAFIAGLARLRSRYGADTIDAVNTLIVLKHLSKAPLMTLRQVTTQTQTGSGEALQIMEWLTDVDIVQPVTERGDEWVLTSQARSCLGGALATDVASVSVQDWVEERLRSGNAVTNREVVAATGADRQDVTALLRYLRQSGRAVIDPTGPGRGPGVRWIALGV from the coding sequence ATGGCCCCTGCCCTTCCCGATACGGTCCACAGCGCCCTCGACGAGATCTGGGCCGGCGCCACAGGCGACTCGCAGGAGTCCGCGGTGCTGGACTTCAAGGAGGATCCAGCGCGGATATCGAGTCGCCCGACCGGACGCGGGAACCCCGATGCCGCGGTTGCCGAGACGCTCATCAACGAGTGCATCTGCTTCGCCAACGGGGCCGGTGGTGAGGCCTACATCGTGCTCGGGGTGTCCGACAAGCGCGCTGGGCCGGACGCATTCAGCGGCACCGGTCGTGACACCGAATGGATCGAACGAAAAGTATTCGACAAGACCCGCCCCAACCTACGGGTGGAGGTCGACTCGGTCGACTATCGCGGGCACCGACTGCTCATCATCCGCATCCCCACCGGACTCTCCGTCTATTCGCGCACCGACGGGGCGGCGTCACGACGCATCGGGACCAACTGCGTTCCCCTCACCGAACACGAACGCCGTGACCTGCACTTCGCGCGCGCCAACCCGGACATGACAGCGCGGGCCTCGACACTCACCGCGGACGATCTCGATCCGCTTGCGATCACTCGCGCCAGAGCACTGCTTGCCGCGAAACGCCGTGCAGTCGGTGACGATACCGCCGTCCCCGAACAGACGTTCGCACTGCTGCGCGAGTTGGGTCTGACGATGCCGGACGGATCCCTCACCGTCGCAGCCGAATTGCTCTTCACAAGAACCCGGACCGAGGCGGTGTCCGCCCGCTATCTCCGTCGCGCCGTACCTGGAGGTGAACCCACCGTCACCGATCTCGACGGCGCGCTGATCCTCGTGTTCGATCAAGTACAGGATCTGGTACGTCGGCATATGGACACCGAGATCGCCCGCGTGAACCTTCCTGGTGGACAAGAGGTTGCGATTCCTGCATTCCCAGCGAAGGCCGTCGACGAAGTGCTGTCCAACGCCCTGGTGCACCGGGACTGGACGATGACCTCATCGATCGTCGTCGACCAATCACCTCGCATCCTGAAGGTCTGGTCCCCGGGCCCACTTCCCTTCGGCGTCACATCCGACCACTTGCTGACCACCCGATCCGTCCCCCGCAACAACCGCCTCATGGCCGGGATGCGAGCGCTCGGCCTCGCCGAGGAATCGTCCCGAGGATTCGACCGAATGTGGTCTGCGATGCTTTCGACCGGGCGGGCCGCACCCGAAGTCGAAGCCGACGACTTTCACGTCGGCGTCACGCTCGTTGCCTCCCGGCCCGATACTGCATTCATCGCGGGTCTCGCCCGACTCCGCAGCCGATACGGAGCCGACACCATCGACGCCGTCAACACACTCATCGTGCTCAAACACCTGTCCAAGGCGCCACTGATGACGCTCCGGCAGGTCACCACGCAGACCCAGACCGGATCCGGTGAAGCGCTCCAGATCATGGAATGGCTCACCGATGTCGACATCGTCCAACCCGTCACCGAACGCGGCGACGAATGGGTACTGACGTCGCAGGCTCGGTCCTGCCTCGGCGGCGCACTGGCAACCGATGTCGCATCCGTGTCGGTTCAGGACTGGGTCGAGGAGCGACTCCGCTCCGGGAATGCCGTCACCAATCGTGAGGTCGTGGCCGCGACCGGCGCGGACCGCCAAGACGTGACGGCGCTGCTGCGCTACCTGCGCCAGTCCGGACGAGCCGTCATCGACCCCACCGGACCCGGACGCGGGCCCGGTGTTCGCTGGATCGCCCTTGGGGTGTGA
- a CDS encoding cupin: MTAETDLVRIDGLTTFAPKDGPVPHIERLSAGPGVTVVRLSFTAGQILDDHKAAAPILVQGLMGKVAFETQDASVDLVPGSAVNLDTGIVHRLVAAEDSVVVLCVLR; the protein is encoded by the coding sequence ATGACGGCGGAGACAGACCTGGTGCGGATCGACGGATTGACGACGTTCGCGCCGAAGGACGGTCCGGTACCGCACATCGAACGCCTGTCGGCGGGCCCCGGGGTGACCGTGGTGCGGCTGAGTTTCACGGCCGGCCAGATCCTCGACGACCACAAGGCCGCCGCCCCGATCCTGGTGCAGGGGCTGATGGGCAAGGTGGCGTTCGAGACGCAGGACGCGTCCGTCGACCTCGTGCCGGGCTCTGCCGTCAACCTCGACACCGGTATCGTGCACCGGCTCGTCGCGGCGGAGGATTCCGTCGTGGTGTTGTGCGTGCTGCGCTGA
- a CDS encoding CHAP domain-containing protein, with the protein MNAQPSRRRRTVVWIASVVAVLAVVAGGVLWWAPARYLPWDTASFPEVDRTALSPTQVRIVDLLEAEHTDQRPGTFYSDGAQEPWCANFVSWIMREAGEPLSNPNSGSWRIPGVYTLQEYYQAQDRFEPIGNGYRPEVGDVVLYDNEFRLGQHTNFVVAVAGDTATTVGGNELGKIRVHDLDWQSDRAVVGFGRLD; encoded by the coding sequence ATGAATGCACAGCCGTCCCGTCGCCGGAGAACTGTCGTGTGGATCGCGTCGGTGGTCGCGGTGTTGGCGGTGGTGGCCGGTGGCGTGCTGTGGTGGGCGCCGGCTCGGTATCTGCCGTGGGACACGGCGTCGTTCCCGGAGGTGGATCGGACGGCGTTGTCGCCTACCCAGGTTCGGATCGTCGATCTTCTCGAGGCCGAGCACACGGATCAGCGTCCGGGAACGTTCTATTCGGACGGCGCGCAGGAGCCGTGGTGCGCCAACTTCGTCAGTTGGATCATGCGGGAGGCCGGTGAGCCGCTGTCCAATCCGAACTCGGGGTCGTGGCGGATCCCGGGCGTGTACACGCTGCAGGAGTACTACCAGGCGCAGGACCGGTTCGAGCCGATCGGTAACGGTTATCGTCCCGAGGTCGGTGACGTGGTGTTGTACGACAACGAGTTCCGCCTCGGCCAGCACACCAACTTCGTGGTCGCGGTGGCCGGGGACACGGCCACCACGGTCGGCGGGAACGAGCTCGGGAAGATCCGCGTCCACGACCTGGACTGGCAGTCCGATCGTGCGGTCGTCGGCTTCGGGCGCCTCGACTGA
- a CDS encoding trans-aconitate 2-methyltransferase produces MEQPGYDAVADLYVRTFPSPYLTVLERHAVEMFTDLVHTGPETGVVVDVGCGPGQITADLAGAGLDVIGIDPSTEMLRIARAEYPHLRFVLGDAALDALPGVTVRAILARYSLIHVPPTNIPEVLDHWSGLLQPGSIVAIAGQSTDEADAVTEFDHAVAPAWRWHPDRLAAALSDAGFDEIWRTVSRPDADHRFPDVHITARRR; encoded by the coding sequence ATGGAGCAACCCGGATACGACGCCGTCGCCGACCTCTACGTCCGAACGTTCCCGTCCCCCTACCTCACCGTGCTCGAACGCCACGCCGTGGAAATGTTCACCGACCTCGTCCACACCGGCCCGGAGACCGGGGTCGTCGTGGACGTGGGCTGCGGGCCGGGCCAGATCACCGCCGATCTGGCCGGCGCCGGACTGGACGTGATCGGCATCGACCCGAGTACGGAGATGCTGCGGATCGCGCGGGCCGAGTACCCGCACCTACGGTTCGTGCTCGGCGACGCCGCACTCGACGCGCTCCCCGGCGTGACCGTCCGCGCGATCCTGGCACGCTACAGCCTGATCCACGTTCCACCCACGAATATTCCTGAGGTACTGGACCACTGGTCCGGGCTGCTGCAGCCCGGCTCGATCGTCGCGATCGCCGGACAGTCCACCGACGAAGCCGATGCCGTCACCGAGTTCGACCACGCCGTCGCCCCCGCCTGGCGCTGGCACCCCGACCGGCTGGCCGCGGCACTGTCCGACGCCGGCTTCGACGAGATCTGGCGCACCGTCAGCCGCCCCGACGCCGACCACCGCTTCCCCGACGTGCACATCACGGCGCGGCGGCGATGA
- the zapE gene encoding cell division protein ZapE produces the protein MRWFRKTSPPQASRSVDPAVFGTAASELGFTLDEEQCRAAAALAAGDRDLYLWGPVGRGKSWLMSVYFDALPVGGKLRVHFHEFFRDLHIAIRASRNDLSAALDRMLDGIDVVCFDEFHVHDPADGKFIARLLPALVEREIRVVLTSNYPPRSLLPNPLFHDDFVPTIELIERNLTVVTVDGPLDYRTVAVHDGGFAAGAWVTPGTPAQLACLSLHVPAPAEHRTLLPAGHPIRARRADDQLWIDFADLCEGTTAPADYLTLARDFPQWVVSGVPDLRDVKRDAAQRFANVVDVLYDHDVTATFFARASLDVLDGDRAGLPVDIGRIRSRLGQLRRLDLEAARS, from the coding sequence ATGCGCTGGTTCCGGAAAACCTCGCCTCCACAGGCTTCCCGTTCCGTCGACCCTGCAGTGTTCGGCACGGCAGCAAGCGAACTCGGATTCACACTCGACGAGGAGCAGTGCCGTGCCGCTGCCGCTCTCGCCGCAGGTGATCGCGATCTGTACCTGTGGGGTCCGGTGGGCCGCGGCAAGAGCTGGCTGATGTCGGTGTACTTCGATGCGCTGCCGGTCGGCGGCAAGCTGCGGGTGCACTTCCACGAATTCTTCCGGGACCTGCACATCGCGATCAGGGCATCGCGGAACGACCTGTCGGCAGCGTTGGACCGGATGCTCGACGGCATCGACGTCGTCTGCTTCGACGAATTCCACGTGCACGATCCTGCGGACGGGAAGTTCATCGCCCGGCTGCTGCCCGCCCTCGTGGAACGCGAGATCCGGGTGGTGCTGACGTCGAACTACCCGCCCCGCTCCCTGCTGCCGAATCCACTGTTCCACGACGACTTCGTGCCGACGATCGAACTGATCGAGCGCAACCTGACGGTCGTCACCGTCGACGGGCCGCTCGACTACCGCACGGTCGCGGTGCACGACGGTGGATTCGCGGCCGGGGCGTGGGTGACGCCCGGGACGCCGGCACAGCTCGCGTGTCTCAGCCTGCACGTCCCGGCGCCCGCCGAGCACCGAACCCTGCTGCCCGCCGGACATCCAATCCGCGCCCGTCGGGCCGATGATCAGCTGTGGATCGACTTCGCCGATCTGTGCGAGGGGACGACGGCTCCGGCCGACTATCTGACGCTCGCCCGGGACTTCCCGCAGTGGGTGGTGTCCGGTGTCCCCGATCTTCGTGACGTGAAAAGAGATGCTGCACAACGATTTGCGAACGTCGTCGACGTGCTGTACGACCACGATGTCACTGCGACGTTCTTTGCCCGAGCATCACTCGATGTCCTCGACGGTGACCGTGCGGGACTGCCGGTGGACATCGGCCGCATCCGCAGCCGGCTCGGTCAGCTCCGACGGCTCGACCTCGAGGCCGCCCGGTCGTAG
- a CDS encoding TetR/AcrR family transcriptional regulator yields the protein MAHRPSRRELICEAALDLAAEGGNHALTHQAVDARLGLARGSTSYYYRTRHALVTAAVTHLTDRSRTAFRDHLPDRPPQSPSEAADLIVDQLVNLIHNRRRDVLARYALLPDAAKDDALRAGLASCLFSTPDAGALMGALGAADPDDAGRDLVSLLEGLAFDMTYGSRSADTGDRHTALHAVITRWLEALTVN from the coding sequence ATGGCTCACCGTCCGTCACGTCGCGAACTCATCTGCGAGGCAGCACTCGACCTCGCCGCGGAGGGCGGTAACCATGCCCTCACCCACCAGGCCGTCGACGCCCGGCTCGGGCTCGCCCGAGGATCGACCTCCTACTACTACCGAACCCGACATGCACTGGTCACCGCCGCGGTGACACATCTGACAGACCGGTCCCGGACCGCCTTCCGCGACCACCTCCCCGACCGGCCCCCACAGTCGCCGTCCGAGGCGGCGGACCTGATCGTCGACCAGCTCGTGAACCTGATCCACAACCGGCGCCGCGACGTCCTCGCCCGCTATGCCCTGCTCCCCGACGCCGCGAAGGACGACGCACTACGCGCCGGACTCGCATCGTGTCTGTTCTCGACCCCCGACGCCGGCGCACTGATGGGCGCCCTGGGAGCAGCCGACCCCGACGACGCCGGCCGCGACCTCGTCAGCCTCCTCGAGGGACTGGCATTCGATATGACGTACGGGTCCCGCAGCGCCGACACGGGCGACCGGCACACCGCACTGCATGCGGTGATCACGCGGTGGCTCGAGGCGCTGACCGTGAACTGA
- a CDS encoding DUF3592 domain-containing protein yields MEPGPDRIPASIVGTMLCGTWLGVGVGVFTWALPQSDHVAVATWSITLAVLGGVGLSMILPVPWGAPVVALAVLGVGIGGASTHWGVAVAGVVVAAALFARWWLRLAPRLTLYRNGTRTVGRVGDVSEDRSTSEDSHVTVRSAVEYVDGHGSVRVVTEKNKFESGRQPRVGDEADVYYLADEPDSAVVVFRPN; encoded by the coding sequence ATGGAACCGGGGCCGGACAGAATCCCCGCATCGATCGTCGGAACGATGCTGTGCGGAACGTGGCTGGGTGTGGGTGTCGGGGTGTTCACCTGGGCACTGCCGCAGTCCGATCACGTTGCGGTGGCGACCTGGTCGATAACCCTCGCGGTGCTCGGGGGTGTCGGGCTGAGCATGATCCTCCCCGTGCCGTGGGGCGCACCCGTCGTTGCGCTGGCGGTGCTGGGTGTCGGGATCGGCGGGGCGAGTACCCATTGGGGGGTCGCCGTGGCCGGCGTCGTCGTGGCGGCTGCGCTCTTCGCGAGATGGTGGCTACGCCTGGCCCCGAGACTGACCTTGTACCGCAACGGGACACGAACGGTGGGGCGGGTGGGTGACGTGTCGGAGGATCGGTCGACGTCGGAGGACTCGCACGTCACGGTCCGCTCGGCTGTCGAATACGTCGACGGTCACGGTTCCGTTCGAGTGGTCACCGAGAAGAACAAGTTCGAGAGCGGTCGTCAGCCGCGAGTGGGTGACGAGGCGGATGTCTACTATCTTGCCGACGAGCCGGACTCGGCGGTCGTCGTGTTCCGGCCGAACTAG
- a CDS encoding alkaline phosphatase gives MTENNDFAGISRRGLLRSSVVLAGTSVAVAAAGRASAAVPAPGFVHGIASGDPLPDRLIIWTRITPSADAVPGSGVGPTVSVTWQVATDPGFASVVREGTASAGPDADHTVKVDVTGLRPGTGYFYRFTGLGIVSPVGRTRTAPATDADVARLRFGVVSCSNWEAGYFASYRHLAERDDLDAILHLGDYIYEYGRGEYGARGGSVRLHDPAHEIVSLADYRIRHAQYKTDPDLQALHAKLPFITTWDDHESADNAYDGGAENHDPATEGDWGARKAASTQAYFEWMPVRVNGTGAGAALYRRFRFGTLAELSMLDLRTYRDEQPTAGAGWRQVDSPDRTIAGRAQMDWLTGGIVTSSAQWKIVGNPVMITPCVFPPLDTRTTAAITELIGVPDAGIPYNTDQWDGYTADRRRLFDAITGNEVRNTVFLAGDIHTSWACDLPVDAANYPAAGTVGTEFVVPSVTSPNIDDMLKVPPRTATVAAEEAFTAINRHVRYVELDSHGYGVFEMDRQGVQMDWFYVDDPANPQGAVRHGASYRVADGAQQAHPVPAPLDPGAYRPGV, from the coding sequence GTGACCGAAAACAACGACTTCGCCGGTATCAGCCGTCGTGGACTGCTGCGCAGCTCGGTGGTGCTCGCCGGGACGAGTGTCGCCGTCGCGGCCGCGGGGCGGGCCTCGGCCGCCGTCCCGGCTCCCGGATTCGTGCACGGCATCGCGTCGGGCGACCCGCTGCCCGACCGGCTGATCATCTGGACCCGCATCACGCCGTCCGCCGACGCGGTGCCGGGATCCGGTGTGGGACCGACGGTGTCGGTCACGTGGCAGGTCGCGACCGATCCGGGGTTCGCGAGCGTCGTGCGCGAGGGCACCGCGAGCGCAGGTCCGGACGCCGACCACACCGTGAAGGTCGACGTCACCGGTCTGCGTCCCGGAACCGGATACTTCTACCGGTTCACCGGACTCGGCATCGTCTCGCCCGTCGGGCGGACCCGCACCGCGCCGGCCACGGACGCCGACGTCGCACGCCTGCGCTTCGGTGTCGTGTCGTGCTCCAATTGGGAGGCGGGGTACTTCGCGTCGTACCGGCACCTCGCCGAGCGTGACGACCTGGACGCGATCCTCCACCTGGGCGACTACATCTACGAGTACGGTCGCGGTGAGTACGGGGCGCGCGGGGGATCGGTGCGCCTGCACGACCCGGCGCACGAGATCGTCTCGCTCGCCGACTACCGAATCCGGCACGCGCAGTACAAGACCGATCCCGATCTTCAGGCCCTGCACGCCAAGCTGCCCTTCATCACGACATGGGACGATCACGAGTCCGCCGACAACGCGTACGACGGCGGCGCCGAGAACCACGACCCGGCCACCGAGGGCGACTGGGGTGCCCGCAAGGCTGCCTCCACCCAGGCCTACTTCGAGTGGATGCCGGTGCGGGTCAACGGGACCGGGGCCGGCGCGGCACTGTACCGGCGTTTCCGGTTCGGCACCCTCGCCGAGCTGTCGATGCTGGACCTGCGCACCTACCGGGACGAGCAGCCCACCGCCGGTGCCGGGTGGCGGCAGGTCGACTCCCCGGATCGGACGATCGCGGGTCGCGCGCAGATGGATTGGTTGACGGGTGGCATCGTCACCTCGTCGGCTCAGTGGAAGATCGTCGGCAACCCGGTGATGATCACCCCGTGTGTGTTCCCGCCCCTCGACACCCGCACTACCGCGGCGATCACCGAGCTCATCGGTGTCCCGGACGCCGGTATCCCCTACAACACCGATCAGTGGGACGGCTACACCGCCGACCGGCGTCGACTGTTCGACGCCATCACCGGGAACGAGGTCCGCAACACGGTGTTCCTCGCCGGTGACATCCACACGTCGTGGGCGTGCGACCTGCCGGTGGATGCCGCGAACTATCCGGCAGCGGGCACGGTGGGCACCGAGTTCGTGGTGCCGTCGGTGACGTCCCCGAACATCGACGACATGTTGAAGGTGCCGCCGCGGACGGCGACGGTCGCCGCGGAGGAAGCGTTCACGGCGATCAACCGGCACGTGCGTTACGTCGAACTGGACTCGCACGGCTACGGCGTGTTCGAGATGGACCGGCAAGGCGTACAGATGGATTGGTTCTACGTCGACGATCCGGCGAATCCGCAGGGCGCCGTCCGGCACGGCGCGAGCTACCGGGTGGCCGACGGCGCGCAGCAGGCGCATCCGGTGCCGGCGCCACTGGATCCGGGAGCTTATCGACCGGGAGTGTGA
- a CDS encoding ABC transporter permease — translation MSSSLANPGLALFVLCTVMVACTAVVYRLAGLGNPLTAPWAAARGALQLAAVSVILAAALAHLWSSLLVLAVMFVAASFTAARRSQAGRSAVWLASALAVGVGLVVPLMLVSGVVPLEGVALVPIGGIVLGNAMTATSLAAKRGLDAIEQRWGEVEAALSLGLSTRDARMEVVGSAAADALLPGLDQTRTVGLVTLPGAFVGVLLATGSAVQAGAVQILVLVGLLLAQTCSVAVAIELVARGIVHRPGAHALY, via the coding sequence GTGAGCAGTTCGCTCGCGAACCCCGGACTCGCACTGTTCGTCCTGTGCACGGTCATGGTCGCGTGCACGGCCGTCGTGTACCGCCTCGCCGGGTTGGGGAACCCGCTCACTGCGCCGTGGGCAGCCGCGCGGGGTGCACTGCAGCTGGCGGCGGTGTCGGTGATCCTGGCCGCGGCGCTCGCCCACCTGTGGTCGTCGCTGCTGGTGCTCGCGGTGATGTTCGTGGCGGCGTCGTTCACCGCGGCCCGACGGTCGCAGGCCGGCCGCTCGGCGGTGTGGCTGGCATCGGCGTTGGCCGTCGGTGTCGGGCTGGTGGTCCCGCTCATGCTCGTCAGCGGGGTGGTGCCACTCGAGGGAGTGGCCCTGGTGCCCATAGGGGGGATCGTCCTGGGCAATGCGATGACGGCCACCTCCCTCGCCGCGAAACGCGGGCTCGACGCGATCGAGCAACGGTGGGGCGAGGTGGAGGCCGCACTCAGCCTGGGGCTGAGCACGCGCGACGCCCGAATGGAAGTGGTCGGCTCGGCCGCCGCGGACGCATTGTTGCCGGGCCTCGATCAGACCCGGACGGTGGGCCTGGTGACGCTGCCCGGAGCGTTCGTCGGCGTGCTGCTCGCGACCGGATCCGCGGTGCAGGCCGGTGCAGTGCAGATCCTCGTTCTCGTCGGGTTGCTGCTCGCCCAGACATGCTCGGTGGCGGTCGCGATCGAACTGGTCGCGCGCGGGATCGTCCATCGCCCCGGCGCCCACGCACTGTACTGA
- a CDS encoding MerR family transcriptional regulator — translation MPDDLFSISDVAHAFGLSVPALRYYEERGLIEASERRGRVRYFSRDDLCRLAYVQLWHEDGMLSLADTQAIVESDTVTDRSRLIEDQAARMRERIGNLSRAVAVLEHMLGCRTDRARDCPMTGTYIRARVDAALSGEDFADDFLPKAVEP, via the coding sequence GTGCCCGACGACCTCTTCTCCATTTCGGATGTTGCGCACGCCTTCGGTCTGTCCGTCCCAGCGCTGCGCTACTACGAGGAGCGCGGCCTCATCGAGGCGTCCGAGCGTCGCGGCCGGGTGCGCTATTTCAGCCGTGACGACCTGTGTCGACTGGCCTACGTCCAGTTGTGGCATGAGGACGGCATGCTGTCGCTCGCCGATACCCAGGCGATCGTCGAATCGGACACGGTGACCGATCGCAGCCGGCTGATCGAGGACCAGGCGGCCCGGATGCGTGAGCGCATCGGCAATCTGTCCCGGGCGGTCGCGGTGCTCGAGCACATGCTCGGCTGCCGTACCGACCGGGCGCGCGACTGCCCGATGACCGGCACCTACATCCGGGCCCGCGTCGACGCGGCCCTCTCCGGCGAGGACTTCGCGGACGACTTCCTGCCGAAAGCCGTCGAACCGTGA
- a CDS encoding MFS transporter produces the protein MQSLQTGTAPATTSRAGVGASTVLLVAGFVLISANTRVAFGQIGPLAPVAGFDASVVTLLGLIPPLVMGLFAPLAVVARRRLGEERALFAAGALLLVGALVRMVGMQGLIAGTVIVSVATAVVNVLVPVFVRKRFAPERTGVMMGVYAMSMGAGSAVIAALMVPVFRAAGESWPPAIGLAVIPAVLALAGTVPQLRHASRPDAHAETSGHDRPRVLRTWTAWSLTVFFGIQTLLFYATLAWLPSILVAAGVADGAAGNMQALFIVGVAAGGLVAPILAAASVDQRPHILAIVAVCATGFAGLLIAPGTAPVVWAVILGVGLGAGQAVAGVLYARRGRTPDHVAALSTVAQTGGYLIAATGPILASLLHDVTGSWTVPIVAFLVLLAVNAVASMRAGYDPRRGAQKS, from the coding sequence GTGCAGTCTCTGCAGACCGGCACCGCGCCGGCCACGACCTCCCGCGCAGGTGTCGGCGCCTCGACGGTGCTGCTCGTTGCCGGCTTCGTCCTGATCAGCGCGAACACCCGCGTCGCCTTCGGTCAGATCGGTCCACTGGCACCGGTCGCCGGGTTCGACGCCTCCGTCGTCACCCTGCTCGGGCTGATCCCGCCGCTGGTCATGGGACTGTTCGCACCACTCGCCGTCGTCGCCCGCCGACGTCTCGGTGAGGAGCGCGCGCTGTTCGCCGCCGGTGCTCTGCTCCTCGTCGGGGCGCTGGTCCGGATGGTCGGGATGCAGGGACTGATCGCCGGCACCGTGATCGTGAGCGTCGCGACCGCGGTCGTGAACGTGCTCGTGCCGGTGTTCGTGCGCAAGCGGTTCGCGCCCGAGCGGACGGGCGTGATGATGGGCGTCTACGCGATGTCGATGGGTGCCGGATCCGCGGTGATCGCCGCGCTGATGGTTCCGGTGTTCCGGGCGGCGGGCGAATCCTGGCCGCCGGCAATCGGACTCGCGGTGATTCCCGCCGTCCTCGCGCTCGCCGGCACCGTGCCGCAGCTGCGGCATGCGAGCCGGCCGGACGCCCACGCCGAGACGTCGGGGCACGACCGGCCGCGGGTGCTCCGGACCTGGACGGCATGGAGCCTGACGGTGTTCTTCGGCATCCAGACCCTGCTCTTCTACGCGACGCTCGCGTGGCTGCCGTCGATCCTGGTCGCGGCCGGTGTCGCCGACGGCGCCGCCGGAAACATGCAGGCGTTGTTCATCGTCGGCGTCGCCGCGGGTGGGCTGGTGGCACCGATCCTGGCGGCCGCGAGCGTGGACCAGCGGCCCCACATCCTGGCGATCGTCGCTGTGTGCGCCACGGGTTTCGCGGGGCTGCTGATCGCGCCCGGCACCGCGCCCGTCGTATGGGCGGTGATCCTCGGTGTCGGACTCGGTGCCGGCCAGGCCGTCGCCGGAGTGCTCTACGCCCGGCGCGGGCGCACCCCGGACCACGTCGCCGCGCTCTCCACGGTGGCGCAGACCGGTGGTTACCTGATCGCGGCGACCGGGCCGATCCTGGCGTCGTTGCTGCACGACGTCACCGGATCGTGGACCGTACCGATCGTCGCTTTCCTCGTCCTGCTCGCCGTCAACGCCGTCGCGAGCATGCGTGCCGGATACGACCCGAGACGGGGAGCACAGAAGAGCTGA
- a CDS encoding DNA-binding protein — MTSNDFTPPNPSRERAHREYAALFRIAERHGATPEQRARQSHPEILEPLGAIRVVAALAGGVHTPEPGEPEIDDADITAALGLFPKARAEMDQLEALFLGIARQRGMTWREIAFGLGLGSTQAARQRYERLVERT, encoded by the coding sequence ATGACCTCGAACGACTTCACCCCACCCAACCCGAGCCGGGAGCGCGCCCACCGGGAGTACGCGGCCCTGTTCCGGATCGCCGAACGCCACGGCGCCACCCCCGAACAGCGGGCGCGCCAATCGCACCCCGAGATACTCGAACCCCTCGGAGCCATCCGCGTCGTCGCCGCACTGGCCGGCGGCGTGCACACCCCCGAGCCCGGCGAACCGGAGATCGACGACGCCGACATCACCGCGGCGCTCGGGCTGTTCCCGAAGGCGCGCGCCGAGATGGATCAACTCGAGGCGCTGTTCCTGGGGATCGCCCGCCAACGCGGAATGACCTGGCGGGAAATCGCGTTCGGACTCGGGCTGGGAAGCACCCAGGCGGCGCGGCAGCGATACGAGCGACTGGTCGAACGAACCTGA